CCAGGAGGTGGTCATCTCCACCCTGCTGGGGTCGTGCGTCTCCGCCTGCCTGTACGATCCGCAGAAAAAGATCGTGGGAATTAACCATTTCCTGCTCAGCAACCGCAGGTACGCCCGCAACATGCCGATCACCATTTCCGAGGCAGGGCGCTACGGCACCCACGCCATGGAACTATTGATCAACGAAATGATCAAGCTCGGGGCCCGGCGCGAGAACCTGAAGGCCAAGGCCTTCGGCGGCGGCTCCCTGCTCCACGTCGCCCGCCAGGCGGACAATTTCTGCTGCGTCGGCGAGGTGAATGGCCGCTTTATCCACGAGTTCCTCGACAACGAAGGCATCCCCCTGGTCGCCGCCGACCTCGGCGGAAACAGCGGCCGGGTGATCCACTACTCCGCCAGCGATTTTTCGGTCTACGCCCGCAAGATCCACCGCGAACGGATCGGCGGCCTGGTGAAGCGGGACCGTCAGTTCTGGGAATCGAAGATCAAGGAGCAGGAGACCACAACCGCCCAGCCCGACCTCTGGCTCTGACGCGCCAGCCTCTTCCCCGCTCGAAACCCGCCCCGAATAACCCTGCGGGCCCTCTTTCCCATTCAACAGCCGCAAGAAAACCCCTCCCTGCCTCTTCGCCGACTCCGAAGGGACGTGAAAAAGACGCGGACAGGCGCAAAGGCAAACCCTCCGGCGGCAGGGGGCATTTTGGTAAGAAAGCGGTAAAAAAGGGCAGGGGAGCCCTGTCTCCCGCCGGGAGCGCCGGGAGAGGGCGACGGGAGTCTCTGGGGGGGATCGAAAAACGGGGAAAGACGCAGCCTCAGCAAACCGCCGGAACCGGCGCGTCCTCCTGTTCTATGCAGATGCCGCTGAAGGTGATGTTGGCGCGGTAGGGGCGAACCAGATCGATCCCCAGGCGGCAAAGGAGCTTTTCGACCTCCTGGGGGCGGCGACCGTAGACCTCTTCGAGAGATAAATTGACCCGCATCGTCATTCCACTCCTTTCGATAGAAGGGTGCATGAGATTAGTTTTTATTTATATCATGCCTATGTAGTAATTCAACACCCCCTTTCTCAAGATTGAAACAAAACCGTCCTCAAAACCAGGGGTCATCCGCTCCAGAACGGGCCGAAAACCCTCACCGGCAGTGCCCCTTCGGCACAAAGCAAAGGGCCGGGCGTTGCAGCCCGGCCCCCTGTGGGAACTCTCTCTCCTCGTCCGGCCGCCCCCTCTTACCAGGTGCGGACCCGCCCGGTGTCCACGTGGACAAACTGGTACCGGGGATAGTAGCCGACCCCGCCTCCGTTCAGGCTCATCGCGGCCCGGCGCAGGGCGGCCAGGTTGCGGCCCGGCAGGCGAAGGTCGACGGCCTTGCCGTCCATGTGCAGACTGTACTTGGCCACGCCTCCCCCCCCCTGCCTGCGCAGCTGGTCATTGGTCACCGGGGAGCGGAACCCGGAAATGACGTGGAAGGGCTCGCTGGTCTCCATCTGACGGGACAGGGCGTAGAGCAGGTCGAAAAGCTGGGGGTCCATCGCCGTGGCTTCGTTGGCCCGGTGGTCGCGCAGGAGATGGCTGATACTGGTCAGGGCCTCCGGAAGGTAGCGCCCCTCGGCCCAGTAGACCGCACTGTTCAGGGTCTCGCCGGTGTGGGTGTTGTACAGGGAAAGGGTTTTCTCAACGACCACGGGCCCGGGGAACCGGGCCAGTGCGGGAAGGGGAAGCGCAAGCCCCGCGGCGGTCATCATGCCCAGCCGAAGGAACTTCCGGCGGCTGATACGCTCCGGGGTCGGGATTTTCCCGATTTCGGTAAAACTCATAATCGTTCGCACTCCTGGCGGGTGGGATTTTTTTTGCTTGCCGCCACCCTCTCATTAATGCAAAGCGCATGCCATGCCGGCACGATCCCTCGGGCCCTTTACAAGAGTTCTTTGATATCACAACGAATTTGGAAAGACAACCGGTTTGGGGGCGGCACGAAAAGGCCGGGGGAGGGCGTGTTGCATCACCGCTATTTAGCTAAAACCCTGACTCCTGTGCCCTCTTTTGCAACGAACGGGAAAGGGCGGCGCCCTTCCTCCGAGTGGATTCAGGGATTCGGCGGAACGATACCGCGGCGGCGAAAAGGGAAGGGGGGGGCGGGCGCTACTCGAGCTTACTGGCCAGGGACCGGTCGAGAGACAGGGCGCCTCCCCCCTTGATGACCAGGGCGACGGCGATGGCGACGGCCAGGAGGTGGTATTCGAACCCCTCTCCCTGTTGCCGGCCAAACCAGTTCATGAAAAACCCGTGGGGCAGATGCACCATGAATATCGCCCCCAGCATGACGCAGCCAAGACCGAAAGCGGCCAGACGGGTGAGCAGGCCGGCGATCAGGCCGAGAGCCCCCAGGGACTCGGCGGCGATGACCAGCAGGGCCAGCACGAAGGGGATGCCCATGTTTTCGGTGAAATGATGCAGGGTCCCGGCCAGGCCGTGGCCGCCGAACCAGCCGAAGACCTTCTGCATCCCGTGGGGAAGGAATACCCCCCCCAGCATCACCCGAAGGACCAGGCTGGACATATCGTTGTCGGTAGAGAGAAACCTGCGCAGCATGATCGATCTCCTCTCGGTTGAAAAGCGACGCGATCCCTTTCCTTCACGCTACCACCCCCCCCGCGCCTGTCAACAGGGACCACGGCAACGAGAACGGGGATATCCGGTTGCAATCGAGCCCGGTTTCCGCTTTAATGCTTCTAATCGATCCTTCTTCCGCCCCGTTCGGCCGAGGGGCCTCCACCCGAACTCGATTTCCGCCGGGGTGAGTCGCCGATGCACGATGTCCCGATCCTGACAGCCCTCGCGATCATCCTCTTCGGAGCCCTGGCCGGCGGCCGCCTGGCCGTGGCCTGCCGCATTCCCCGGGTCACCGGCTACCTCCTGGTCGGCCTGTTCTGCGGTCCCTCTTTCACTGGTCTCGTGGGGCTGCCGCCCCTGCTGACGACCGAGGCCCTGCACGGCCTCAACCTCCTCTACGACCTCGCCCTCGCCCTCATCCTGCTCAACATCGGCGGGCTCTTCAAGCTCGAGCACCTGCGCCGCTGGGGCAACCGCATCACCCTCTTCTCATTCAGCGAGATCGGCCTGACCTTCGCCCTGGTGTCCGGCTCGACCTTCCTGCTCAACCTGTTCCTGGTGCAAAAGACGGTCGGAGAGATGGACCTCTTTCAGACCTCCCTGGCCTTCGCCCTGTTCCTCGGGATCATCAGCATCGCCACCGCCCCCGCGGCCACCCTCATGGTCATCCGGGAGTACGAGGCGGAGGGACCGGTGACGGGGACCGTCCTGACCCTGGTCGGATTCAACAACCTGGTGTCGGCCCTCGGCTTCGCGGTCATCGCCCACTTCCTGATCCGGCCGGAGGAGACCCTGGGCCTGCTCCTGCTGCACATGGCCGGGCCGATCGTGCTCGGCGCGGTCCTCGGCTTCGGCCTCTCCATCTGGGGGCAGCGCCTTGAACTGCCAAGCGAACACAAGATCCTGCTCATCGGCGGGGTGGCCTCCACCGTCGGCCTGTGCAGGGTCCTGCACCTGGACCCCATGCTGGCCAGCATGGCCCTCGGCATCTCCCTGGCCAACGCCTCGCCCCGCTGGCACCTGCTGACCCAGTCCCTGCGCCAGGTTGACTACATTCTGTACGTCGCCTTTTTCGTCCTCGCCGGGGCGCACCTGCACATCGAAACCCTGAGCCATATCGGCGTCCTCGGCGTCGCCTACGTGGTCGCCCGCACCGCCGGCAAGTGGCTCGGGGCGCTGGCCGGCGCCCGCATGGGCAGGTTCGGGCAACGGGAGCGGGACTTCGTCGGAATCGCCCTGCTCGCCCAGGCGGGGATGGCCATCGGCCTGGCGGGCACCCTGGCCCGGAGCTGGCCCGAGGGGGGCAAACTGCTCGAAACGGTCATTCTCGGATCGGTGGTGGTCTTCGAACTGATCGGCCCCCTCGCCGTCCGCCACGGCCTGGTTCGGGCCGGTGAGGTACCGATCCTCTCCCTGCTCCAGAAAAGAACCCCCCAGGGCGCCATGGAGGGGCTTCACAGCGTCGTCCAGCACTTCCGCTCCTCCCTGGGGATCCCCGCCGGGCACCGGTTGCGGGATCCGGGAGACATCCTGGTCCGTCACCTCATGCGCCAGAACGTGGAGACCATCCGCAACGACACCCCCTTCAACGAGTTGTTGCACCTCATCTCCCACAGCCGTTACTACCGCTTCCCGGTGGTGGACAGATCCGAAAACTTCGTCGGCATGATCGACTACACCGAGATCCGCAACCTGCTCTTCGAGCCGACCCTGGTCGCCCTTGTCGTGGCCGAAGACCTGGCAACCAGCGCCCTCGCCACGGTGGCCCCGGACATGCCCCTGCGCGAAGCCCTGCAGACAATGCAGAAACACCGCGACATCAGTTTCTTTCCCGTGGTCGACCCCGATGAACCGAAGAGGCTGCTCGGCATCCTCAGCCAGAACGACGCCCTCTCCGCCTTTCGCCGCCTGAATGCCTGACCGGCTGTCCCTTCCCGCCGGCCGGAGCACCCCGATCGATTCAAAGCAAAACCGGCCACTCGCCCCTTCGCTTCGCTCGCTCAAGTTCGAAAATCACAGGAAAAGACGGGGCCTCGCTTTTTTTGAATCAAAAAAAGGGGCGGCCTCTCGGCCGCCCCTTGGCGTTTCCACGAACGGCCAGACAACGCTGGTTATTTCCAGTCGGCCAGACGTTTCTTGGCCTTCTGCGCCTCGGGAGACTGGGGGTAGGTCTGAACCACCTTGTGCAGGATCACCCTGGCGTTTTTCACATCGCCCAGGGCGTGAAAGGCCAACCCCTGCTTGAGGAGGGCGGATGCGGCCTTGGGGTGGGCCCCGTATTTCTGAATAACGTCCTGGAACTGCAGAATGGCGTTCTCGTACTTCTTCTCGCCGTAGTAGGCTTCGCCGACCCAGTACATGGCGTTCACCGCCAGCTCGTTTTCGGGATAGCTTTTCAGGAACTCATTCAGGAGCTCTCTGCCGCGGCCGTAGTTCCGCTTTTTCTGAATCTGCTCCAAGGCGCTTTCGTACAGGACCTCGGGGGTTTGCGGCGCGGAGGGGGGGGCGACCGGGACCTCCTTCTGGGACTGAAGCTTGACCAGCCGATCCTCCAGGGCGGTCACCTTCAGGTTCAGGTCGTTGCGCACCAGGGACAGTTCCTCGCGCAACCGGTTCCCCTCCATAACAAGATCCTCGAAACGGCCGCTCTGGGCCTGGGACTCCACCCTCAGGGAATCGAGTCCCGCCAGCAGGTCGGCCTGGCTGCGGGCCAGAACGTCCAGCCGGGAGCTCAGCTCCCCGGCCTGGTCCTCGCGCAGGGTCACAACGCCGCGCTCGGTCGTGGCCAGGCGCCGCTTCATCTCTTCCAGGTCCCGCTCCAGGATATCCGCGCGCTGCGCCGTAGCACAGCCGCTCAGGGATCCGGCCAGGGCCAGGATCAGCATACCCTTCATCCAGGTTTTCACGGCTGATCTTCCTTTTCAGAAAAACGAAAGGCCGCACCTGCTGGTGCGGCCCCCGCCATCGATTCGCTGCTACTGAATTTCCTTGAACTCGGCCCGACGATTCGCGGCCCAGGCCTCGCTGCTGCGCCGCGGATCGAGAGGAACCTCTTCGCCGAAGGAAATGAAGGAGAGGCGGCTGGCCGCGACGCCCAGGGAATTCAGGTAGTTCTTTGCGGCCAGGGCGCGCCGCTCTCCCAGGGCGAGGTTGTACTCGTCGGAGCCGCGCTCGTCGCAGTGCCCTTCGATGCGCACCTTCGAGCCGGGATTGGCTTTAAGGTAGTCGGCGTTAGCGGCCAGGGTCGCCCGGGCCTCGGCGGAGAGGGTGTACTGGTCGAAATCAAAATAGATCCGCTCAAGTCCGGCAACCTCGACCACGGTCGGGGGGGTCATATCCTCGACGGCCTGCTGGTCCAGTTCCCCGTCCCTGATGCCGCGCACATCCTCGGAAGGCATTTCCGTCACCACGGGGGCGTCTTCCATCGGCAGGGCTGCGGTGGGGGCGGGTTTCTTGGCACAACCGACCGCCAGCAGAGCGGTCAGGGCAACCATCAGCAAAAAGCGCAGAACTTTCATTGGTTTTCCTCTCCTTTCGAGAAAAGGGACTGCAATTACAGGGAGTCATGAAAATGTGGCCAATTATACAGGAAGCGTTTTAAAAAACAAGCTCTTTACCAGGGCCCGGACCAGGCCGGGTGCTGGCTGTTTTCCCCTGTCGGAGAGATGCGCCGGGCCCCGCTGCCGTCGTCGCGCATGAGATAAATCGCCTTGTTGCCGCCGTCGTCCAGAGAGTAGGCCAGAAAGCGGCCGTCGGGACTCCAGCGGGGGTGCTCCTTGCTCCCGGGGCCGAAGGTGAGGCGCCGCTCGCCGCTGCCGTCGGGGCGGATGGTGTAGATTTCGAAGCGCCCCTGCTCCTGGCGGCTGAAAGCGATAAGATCGCCCTTGGGGCTCCATGCCGGGGTGGCGTTGTACTTGCCCGCGGCGGTCAGGCGCCGCACCTCCCCGCTGCGAACCCCGAGGATGAAAACGTGCGGGTTGCCCCGCCGGTCGGAGACGAAAGCGATCTCCCGGCCGTCGGGGCTCCAGCTGGAATCCACGTCGATGGCCCAGTTGTCGGTGAGGCGCTTCTCCAGGGTGCCGTCTTTTTCCAGAAGATAGATCTACGGGTTGCCGTCCTTGGAAAGGGTCGTGGCAATCTCCCGGCCCCCGGGCCGGTAGCGGCCGGCGATGTTCAGGCCCTTGCGCCGGGACAGAAGGGCCTCCTTTCCGCTGTAGATCTCCTTGCGGAAGAGGTCGGGGTTACCCCGCCGGTAAGAGGTGAAGATCAGTTCCTTGCCCACCGGCGAGAAGTCGGGGTTGAGGACGATGGAACGGTGGTCTGTGAGGCGGACCGGGTTGTGGCCGTCCACCTCAGAAAGGTAGAGCTCCTTGTGCCCGGTGCGATCGGAGATATAGGCGATGCGGGTGGCGAAGGGTCCCGGCTCGCCGGTGAGGCTCTCGAGCACCTGGTCGGCGAAGGTGTGGGCCATGCGCCGCAGGTCCTTGAGCTGGCCCACGTAGCGCCGCCCGGTCAGGAGCCGGCGCCGGGCCACGTCGTAGAGGCGGGCCTCCAGCACGAGTTCTTCACCGCGCACCGAATAGGCCCCCTTGATCAGGGACTGGGCCCCCAACAGGCGCCACTGCCCGAAATCGACGTCGATGCTCACCAGCCCGAGGCGCCGGGCGTCGCCGAGAAAGGCGTCCGGGTCGAGCAGGCTGAAAAGGCCTGAGAACTCCAGGTCGTCGGCCAACACCGCGTTCACCTCTTCGGCAACGGCGGGCAGGGCCTTGCCGTCAAGGGGAACGAAAGCGGTCAGGGCCAGGGGGATGACCTGCTGACCGGGGGCCTGGATCTCGATCTGGCCCAGGGCGGCGCCCGGCAGCCAGAACAGCAACAGGATCAGGGACAAAAGAAAGGTACGCATGGCTCTACTCGAGTAGCTCCTTGAGGTTGAACACCACCTCCCGCTCCAGGCGCCGGCCCGGCGCCTTCGGGAGTTGCTTGAGCTGGAGAACCGCCCTTTTGACCGAATCGTCGAAACGGGCCTCGCCCGAATGCTCCAGGAAGCGGTAGTCGAGAAGCTTTCCCTGAGGGTCGAAGACGAGGGCCACGGTGGCCTCCAGGTCACGGCTGGGCACCTGGTACTTGGAGAGGAGCCAGGCCTGCTTCAGGTAGTCGTGGATCCAGGCGTCGTAGGAAGTCCCCGCCTCGGTTCCGCTCCCCTCGGGCATCCCCACCGGCGCGTCGGGAACCGCGGGGGCCTGGCGGGTGTCGGAGGCGGAGAGGGCCGCGAGCTTCTGCTTCAGCTCCTCGATCTCTTTCTTGGCCTGCATCTTCTTGATCGCCGCCAGGGTGTCCTCCTCGTAGCTCTGGGACGGCTTGGCGACCTCGGGCTTCGGTTTCGGCTTGGCCTTCGGCGCCGGTTTTGCCTTGGGAACGGGTTTCGGCTTCGGCTTGGCGACCTTCGGCTTGACCGGCTCGGGCTTGGCCACCTTGACCGGCTCGGGTTTTTTCGGCGGCGGCTTGGGCGGCTCCGGCGGCTTGACCTCGGCCTTCGGGGGTTCGGGCGCCTTGCGGGGCTTCTCGGCCTTCGGCCGGGCGTCGGGGCGGCCGGCCTGGGGGTCGGCCACCGGCAGGTTGACGAGATCGACGTAGTAGGCCCTGGGGGGCTTGGCCAGGCGGGGCTCGAAGACCCCGGTAAAGACCGCGAGCACCGCGAGGTGGACCACCAGGGAAACGATCAGCATCCGCCCCAGTTTGGGCTCCGGGTGCGTTTCGGTGCCCCGTCGTATGAAGCGGTTCTTCGCCAACGGAAAACGCCTCAGGGCTCGGGTTGCTGGGTCAGCATGCCCACCTTCTGCACCCCGGCCTGCCGGATCACGGCCATCACCTGGACCACCTTGCCGTAGGGAACGGCGCGGTCCGCCTCGAGAAGGACTCCCTGCTCGTTGCGCTCCTTCAGCACCTGGCGCAGCACCGGGGCGAGCTTCTTCAGGTCACTGACCCGGTGGCCGCCGACGGCGATGGCGCCGTCTTTCTGCACCGACACCGTGACCGGTTCCTTGCCCTTTTCGAGCGACGGGGCCTGCTCGACCTCGGGGAGACTGACCTCAAGGCCCTGCTCGAGCATCGGCGCGGTCACCATGAAGATGATCAGCAGCACCAGCATGACGTCGACAAAGGGCGTGACGTTGATCTGGGACAGGGCGCGGCGACCGCCGCTTTCCCTTCGGCCCACTTCCATCTAATCCCCCCGCACCATGCGCTCGGCGATGTTGAGAAACTCCTGGCAGAAGTTGTCCATCTCCCCGGTCAGGATGTTGACCTTGTTGACGAAGTGGTTGTAACCGACCACCGCCGGGATGGCGGCCACCAGGCCGATGGCGGTGGCCACCAGGGCCTCGGAGATGCCGGGGGCAACCACGGCGAGCGAGGCGCTGCCGCTCTGGCCGATGCCGCGAAAGGAATCCATGATCCCCCACACGGTGCCGAACAGTCCGATAAAGGGGGCCGTGGAGCCGGTGGTGGCGAGAAAGGTGAGAAACTTCTCCAGGCGCTGGGTCTCCTGGGTGGTGGCGCGGCGCAGGGCCCGCTTGGCGTTCTCCACCCCTCCCAGGTCGGTGGTGAACTCCGATTTCTTGACCGCGGCCTGGCGCAGGGTGCGGGTAATGTCTCCGGCGTCGGCATCCGACCCGAAAGACCCCTCCGGCGGCTCCCGTCTCTGGCGCTGGCCCTTGATCAGCTCCTGGTAGGCCTCGCGAAAGAGGGTGGTAAGGGGGGAATGGTCGTAATCCTTGAGCCCCTGGCCGATGAGGTCGAAGCGCTTCTTGGACCAGAAAAAGTCCAGGAACCGCTCCGAATCCTTGGTGGCCCGGTGAATGACCCGAAACTTGAAAAAGATGATGGCCCAGGAGACCACCGAAAAGTAGACAAGAATCAGCAGGACCAGCTTGACCACCGGCCCGGCGTTGAGTACCAGATCCAAAACCCTGCCTCCCGCGGTTGGAGTTTTAAGAAAAGAGAATTATCGACCATGCCCGAAGACAAAGTCAATCCTATAACGGCGCTTAACGGGGCCCCCGGGACAGGCGGGCGAGGGCCTGCCGGTAGAAGGCGGCCTGAGCCAGTTTCCCCGGGTTCGCCCCCGAGGCGCGGGCGTCGAGCTCCAGCAGGTCCAGGAGAAGGGAAAAACGGGGATCGGCGATGAAGCGCGCCTGCCTGCGGCTAGGTTCGGCGTCCGGCTCCAGCTGCCAGCAGAGGGCGAACATGTGGTGACGCACCAGCCACACCACGTCGTCTCGCGGCCCCTCCTCCATGCCGAGGCGCCGAAGGATCCGGACCGCCAGCTCCGCTCCGGCGAGGTCGTGGCCGAAGGCCCGCAGGCGCCCCCCGATCTCGCGGGTGGTCGAGGCCTTGCCGACGTCGTGGAGCAGAGCTCCCCAGGCCAGGCGCCTGTCGCATCCCGTCTCCAGCAGACGGACCGCCAGCAGGGTGTGGGTCAGGGCGTCACCCTCGGGGTGGTGATCGGGAGGCTGGGGAACGTTCCCGAGCAGGTAGAGCTCGGGAAGGATCTCCCGAAGCCGCGGATCCTTCCGGAAGCGCGCCTCCCGCTCGCCCGGCTCGGCAAGCCCCAGGGCCTGCTCCACGTACTCCAGCTCGGTCACGACAACTCCTTGAGAGGGGGCCCGAGTCGGGAACCGGCATCGTCCACGTCAGCGGCGAGGTTCCCGGCGAAGGTGAAGAACGGGGCCAGGGAGCAAGAATCGTGCGCGAAATGAAAGGAGAAGCTGTGCCGGTGCACACCATGAACGGCAAAGAACCCTAAAGGCGGTCGGCCAGGGAAGAGCGGGCCCAGCGGGCGGTGGCGCAGCCGGGAGAGCGTTCCAGCAGGCGTCGCAGCGAAACGAGATCGTCCACGTCCTCCCACGCGCCCACCTCCCGGTAGGTCGCCCCCAGCCTGCCGGCCCGCCGCCGGGTCGCCCGAAGCACCTCCGCCGTGCTCCAGGGAATCTCCCGGAAAAGGCCGGGATGATGGCGACTCTCCCCCACCAGCACGTAGCCTCCGTCACGGGACGGAACGGTGACCAGGTCGGCCCCGGCCAGGGCTTCGAAGGCCTCCTCCACGAGGGCGGGAGGCAGGTCAGGGCTGTCGCTTCCGATCAGGGCCGCGGCCTCCCAGCCGTCGCCGAGCAGGCCTCCGAGGGCCCTCTCCATGCGCTCCCCCAGGTCCCCCGAACCCTGGGGAACGAGTGAAAGTCCGGGGAAGGCGGAGCGGAAAAAATCCTCGCTCCCTTCGAAGAAGACGACCGGGGTCCAGGCCGGGCCGGACATCGCGGCGACCGTCTCATCCAGGGACACCCGGTAGAGGCGCGCCGCCTCGCCGGGGGACAGGGCAGGGCAGAGCCGGGTTTTGACCCGACCCGCAAGGGGCTCCTTGGCGAAGATGCCCAGGACCGGCCCCGATGGGCTCGGTTTTTTTCCCAAGGATCGCCCCGCCAGGGCCTTATCCACAATTTCCACAGGGTTACCCACACCCTCCTAGCGCGATGCGCCCTCCACCATGGCGTAGGCCGAATGATTGTGGATCGACTCGAAGTTCTAGCACTCCACACGGAACCAGCTGATCTCCGCCACGGCCTGGAGCCGTTCGGTCACCGCCCGCACGATGTCCTCGACGAACATGGGGTTGTCATAGGCCTGCTCGGTGACCGCCTTCTCGTCCTCGCGCTTGAGCAGCGAGTAGACCGGGGCGCTGCCGCAGGCCTCGACCCACTCGATCAGGTCCTCGAGCCAGATGTGCCCGTCGTAGCGGATCTGCACGTTGATGGCGCTGCGCTGGTTGTGGGCCCCGCGCCCGCTGATCTCCCTCGAGCAAGGGCACAGGGAGGTCACCGGCACGGTGACTCCGAGGACGAAATCGGCCTCTTCGCCGATGGCGCCGATCATCTGGCACTGGTACTCCATGAGCCCCTTGGCCCGGGAAACCGGCGCCTCCTTCTCGATGAAGTAGGGAAATTCCAGCTCCACGTGGGCCCTGGAGGCCTCCAGGCGCTCCTTCATCTCCAGCAGGATGGTATCGAGGCTCTCGATGCTGATCTCCCCCCGGTAACGGTTGAGGATCTCGATGAAGCGGCTCATGTGGGTCCCCTTGAAGTGGTGGGGCAGGTCCACGTACATGTTGATGCGGGCCACGGTGTGCTGCCGGACCTTGCTCTTGTCCATGACCACGATGGGGTAGCGGATGTCCTTCACCCCGACCTTGTCGATGGGAATGTTGCGGGTGTCACGCTCTTTCTGCATGTCGGGCATGGTGGGCATGGGAAAACCTCTTGGGTATTCAGCACTCGGGAGACAGGAGGCCAGGAGAAAACCCGTGTCCCTATTCCGGCTTCGACCCGGATGCGTAAGCGACCGGATCCTTCTCGCCCGCCTCGGCGAAGCCCTTGAGGCGCAGCCGGCAGGAGTCGCAGGCCCCGCAGGCCAGCCCGTCGGCGGTGGGGTCGTAGCAGGAGTGGGTCAGGGCGTAGTCGACGCCGAGCTCTCGGCCGCGCCGGATGATCTCGGCCTTGGACAGGTCGATGAGCGGGGTGTGGATGCGGTAGCGTCCGATGCCCTCGACGGCGGCCTTGGTGGCGAGGTTGGCCATCGTCTCGAAGGCGGCGATGTACTCGGGGCGACAGTCGGGATAGCCCGAGTAGTCGAGCGCATTGACGCCGATATAGATGTCGAAGGCGCCGAGCACCTCGGCCCAGCCGAGGGCGAAGGAAAGGAAGATGGTGTTGCGGGCGGGGACGTAGGTGACCGGGATGGTCTCGTCAATGGCGCGCCCCTTGGGAACCTCGAGGTCGGAGGTCAGGGCGCTGCCGCCGATGCGGCGCAGATCGACCTCCACGACCTGGTGTTCCACGGCGCCGACCCTGGGGGCGTACTGCGCGGCCTTCTCCAGCTCCACCGAATGGCGCTGGCCGTAGGCGAAACTCATGGGGTACGGATCGAAGCCTTCGGCCCGCGCGATGGCCATGCAGGTCGTCGAGTCGAGCCCGCCGCTGTAGAGAACAACAGCCTTTTTGCTCATCGGTTCACCTCCTGGTTCACCGGGAGCATAAGACAGTTCCCTCGACCCGTCAAGGCGCAATAAACCGGCTCAAAAGACCTCGTAAAAGGATCCCGTCCCCAGGCGGTGGACCTTGAGCAGGTTGGTGGTTCCGGGAGCCGAGACCGGACTGCCCATGGTGATCACGACCACGTCGCCGCCCCGCAGCGCTCCGGTCGCGAGCACCGCCTCCTC
This genomic window from Desulfuromonas sp. contains:
- a CDS encoding chemotaxis protein CheD, coding for MRVEERGRFKRIIIEPGEYYVSDQEVVISTLLGSCVSACLYDPQKKIVGINHFLLSNRRYARNMPITISEAGRYGTHAMELLINEMIKLGARRENLKAKAFGGGSLLHVARQADNFCCVGEVNGRFIHEFLDNEGIPLVAADLGGNSGRVIHYSASDFSVYARKIHRERIGGLVKRDRQFWESKIKEQETTTAQPDLWL
- a CDS encoding MotA/TolQ/ExbB proton channel family protein, translating into MDLVLNAGPVVKLVLLILVYFSVVSWAIIFFKFRVIHRATKDSERFLDFFWSKKRFDLIGQGLKDYDHSPLTTLFREAYQELIKGQRQRREPPEGSFGSDADAGDITRTLRQAAVKKSEFTTDLGGVENAKRALRRATTQETQRLEKFLTFLATTGSTAPFIGLFGTVWGIMDSFRGIGQSGSASLAVVAPGISEALVATAIGLVAAIPAVVGYNHFVNKVNILTGEMDNFCQEFLNIAERMVRGD
- a CDS encoding TonB C-terminal domain-containing protein — encoded protein: MAKNRFIRRGTETHPEPKLGRMLIVSLVVHLAVLAVFTGVFEPRLAKPPRAYYVDLVNLPVADPQAGRPDARPKAEKPRKAPEPPKAEVKPPEPPKPPPKKPEPVKVAKPEPVKPKVAKPKPKPVPKAKPAPKAKPKPKPEVAKPSQSYEEDTLAAIKKMQAKKEIEELKQKLAALSASDTRQAPAVPDAPVGMPEGSGTEAGTSYDAWIHDYLKQAWLLSKYQVPSRDLEATVALVFDPQGKLLDYRFLEHSGEARFDDSVKRAVLQLKQLPKAPGRRLEREVVFNLKELLE
- a CDS encoding DoxX family protein, yielding MLRRFLSTDNDMSSLVLRVMLGGVFLPHGMQKVFGWFGGHGLAGTLHHFTENMGIPFVLALLVIAAESLGALGLIAGLLTRLAAFGLGCVMLGAIFMVHLPHGFFMNWFGRQQGEGFEYHLLAVAIAVALVIKGGGALSLDRSLASKLE
- a CDS encoding CBS domain-containing protein; amino-acid sequence: MHDVPILTALAIILFGALAGGRLAVACRIPRVTGYLLVGLFCGPSFTGLVGLPPLLTTEALHGLNLLYDLALALILLNIGGLFKLEHLRRWGNRITLFSFSEIGLTFALVSGSTFLLNLFLVQKTVGEMDLFQTSLAFALFLGIISIATAPAATLMVIREYEAEGPVTGTVLTLVGFNNLVSALGFAVIAHFLIRPEETLGLLLLHMAGPIVLGAVLGFGLSIWGQRLELPSEHKILLIGGVASTVGLCRVLHLDPMLASMALGISLANASPRWHLLTQSLRQVDYILYVAFFVLAGAHLHIETLSHIGVLGVAYVVARTAGKWLGALAGARMGRFGQRERDFVGIALLAQAGMAIGLAGTLARSWPEGGKLLETVILGSVVVFELIGPLAVRHGLVRAGEVPILSLLQKRTPQGAMEGLHSVVQHFRSSLGIPAGHRLRDPGDILVRHLMRQNVETIRNDTPFNELLHLISHSRYYRFPVVDRSENFVGMIDYTEIRNLLFEPTLVALVVAEDLATSALATVAPDMPLREALQTMQKHRDISFFPVVDPDEPKRLLGILSQNDALSAFRRLNA
- the pal gene encoding peptidoglycan-associated lipoprotein Pal is translated as MKVLRFLLMVALTALLAVGCAKKPAPTAALPMEDAPVVTEMPSEDVRGIRDGELDQQAVEDMTPPTVVEVAGLERIYFDFDQYTLSAEARATLAANADYLKANPGSKVRIEGHCDERGSDEYNLALGERRALAAKNYLNSLGVAASRLSFISFGEEVPLDPRRSSEAWAANRRAEFKEIQ
- a CDS encoding DUF882 domain-containing protein, whose protein sequence is MSFTEIGKIPTPERISRRKFLRLGMMTAAGLALPLPALARFPGPVVVEKTLSLYNTHTGETLNSAVYWAEGRYLPEALTSISHLLRDHRANEATAMDPQLFDLLYALSRQMETSEPFHVISGFRSPVTNDQLRRQGGGGVAKYSLHMDGKAVDLRLPGRNLAALRRAAMSLNGGGVGYYPRYQFVHVDTGRVRTW
- the tolR gene encoding protein TolR, with the translated sequence MEVGRRESGGRRALSQINVTPFVDVMLVLLIIFMVTAPMLEQGLEVSLPEVEQAPSLEKGKEPVTVSVQKDGAIAVGGHRVSDLKKLAPVLRQVLKERNEQGVLLEADRAVPYGKVVQVMAVIRQAGVQKVGMLTQQPEP
- the ybgF gene encoding tol-pal system protein YbgF translates to MKTWMKGMLILALAGSLSGCATAQRADILERDLEEMKRRLATTERGVVTLREDQAGELSSRLDVLARSQADLLAGLDSLRVESQAQSGRFEDLVMEGNRLREELSLVRNDLNLKVTALEDRLVKLQSQKEVPVAPPSAPQTPEVLYESALEQIQKKRNYGRGRELLNEFLKSYPENELAVNAMYWVGEAYYGEKKYENAILQFQDVIQKYGAHPKAASALLKQGLAFHALGDVKNARVILHKVVQTYPQSPEAQKAKKRLADWK
- a CDS encoding HD domain-containing protein — encoded protein: MTELEYVEQALGLAEPGEREARFRKDPRLREILPELYLLGNVPQPPDHHPEGDALTHTLLAVRLLETGCDRRLAWGALLHDVGKASTTREIGGRLRAFGHDLAGAELAVRILRRLGMEEGPRDDVVWLVRHHMFALCWQLEPDAEPSRRQARFIADPRFSLLLDLLELDARASGANPGKLAQAAFYRQALARLSRGPR